Below is a genomic region from Candidatus Neomarinimicrobiota bacterium.
GCTTCCCGAACAGGGCGTCCGCCTCGTCGAAGAAGAGAATCCACTCCTTGTGCTCCGCCTGCTGAAAGATCTTCTCCAGGTTTTTCTCCGTCTCGCCGATGTACTTGGAGACCACCATCGACAGGTCGATATGGTAGACATCCAGGCCGCTTATCTTGCCTAACAGGCTGGCGGTCAACGTCTTTCCGGTTCCCGGTGGACCGTAGAACAGGGACCGGTATCCCGGTTTCAACTTCCGGATCAGACCCAGCTCGTGGAGCAATTCATCCCCGTGCTCGATCCAGGCTTTGATCTCCATAACCTGGGCCATGGTGTGGGAATCCAGCACAAGGTCATCCCACTCCATGGCCGTCTCCAGTTTTTTCGCCGGAAAATCCAGCCCGAATTTGGGGTGGTAGGTGTTCCCGGTCAGCACCAGCTCCAGGATATCTCTGGAAACCTGCAGAAATCCCGAAAGCGGCGGTTCGTTCTCGCCGGTCTGTTTAAGGGAGATGAGATTATGACTGTGAAAGTAATGGCTCGAATCAAACAGGTAGGTGAACATGAGGCGACGTTTCAGATTATCCCCGGCCAGAAGAAAGAGCGCGGTCTCCGCCGTGGGAAGAAATCCCTGGAACGCATGGCCGTTCCGCCCGCCGAATTCGGTAAAATCCCGGGAGTTGGCCGAATTTTTGGTGAAGAACACATCCAGCAACTGGGGCTTGATATGCGGCACCAGCGCCAGAATAAACACCAGCCGCTCCTGGAAGGTCATTTCGTAATGGTTGATCACCTGGGCGTACGGGGTCTCATCTGTTTCAATAACCGGGGGTTCGGCGCTGAATACATCATCATACTCACAATCGTGATCGAAATAGAGCCGGATCCGGGTATCCAGCACCCGATAAAACCAGTCCAGCTCCGTCTCCAGGATCTCGCAATTCTGTTCAAATGTATCTGTTACCATTCGACCTCTATTCGTTTTGTCATCCATGGTAGTTTCACTATTGAAATCGACCAGGGGAGCTTCTCCAGCAGAATATCGAATCCGGTCCGTTCCACCTGGAGGTTGGTCTTCTCCTCGCCGATCTCCAGGAGCCCCTCGCGCCGGAGAAAGGTGGAGCGCAAACCATCCGGCGAGGTATTTTTCAGCGTACTCCAGTTAGTGATGACCGCTTTGAGCAACGTCTCGGATTCGGACTCCATGCGGTCGGTAAGCTTCAGACCCCGGGGCAGAGGTCCTTCGTTCCGCCAGTTACAGAGCTCCTTGCTCAGCGTCAATTCATGCTCCGGTATATCAGTCTCCCCGGTGGCGAGGTAGTGGATTAACAGGACGGCAGTGGCGTGCGCCTCCTCAGATTGAAAACCGTCATCCTGATACAATTCCAGCGCTCCGAAAAATGATTCAAGATACGGCCAGAGCAGGATGACTCCGGCATTGCTGGCCACCACCTTTTGCTCCTCTCCCTGAAGATCTCTGTCCTCGACATCCGGTACGTCCGCCTGATCTGATAGGAATGAAGACAGCATATCGCTTTCCTGTCCTCCGCTCACCCGGGTCGATGCCAGTGAGTGAACGAGCAAGTCATAGGGAACGTTTTCCTTCTTTGCCAGAGAGGTCAGAACGGCCTGAATGTACGAATGCGAAATCTCGTCCTCAGATTTGAGTGCCTGCAGCTCCTCCCGGAACGACTTCCAGAGAAAAGCATCCAGTTTCCCGGCCGGAAGCGTAAGCAGGGTATCAGCCTGACAGAGCTGTGAGAGGTGAGCAATGAGTGTTCCCACCTGGTTCTTCTGTGCCCGAGTTATCTCCTGCATTAACCGGGATTTTGCGTCGGTGTCCTCAATATCTCGTGAGTTCCTGATGCGGGATAATTCAGCCGCGAGATATCCTCGGACATCTTTATCGATTTCCCGATCACTCACCGGTGAGGCATCCGGCGGACTGGCGACAGACTGAATCATTGCTTCGTAGTCTACCCCCTCCTCTCTGGCCAGCGCATTCAGTCCGGTGGCGATGAGTTGCCGTTTATCCCCCGAACCGGCAGAGGAAATCAACCGGGGCAACCACGCATTCCAGATAGTCCGGCGGGTTTCTTCCTCTTCGCTGTCAATCAGATCGGACTGCTGCGCAATTTGACTGAGAGAGCGCACCATATCTTCAATGGGTTCGCCGGTAAAAAGACCTGTCATGGCGAACAGAACACCGTCACGGAGCTGGGAGATCCCCCGGGCGCGTTTCTCGGCTGTGTCAAATATGCCGCTCAAGGCTGAACGCCACTCCGCCGGATCACTTTTCATCCGGGCGGTGAGTTGTTCTTCCATCTCCGGCAGCGAGTTGGCGGTTCCCCACCACGGCAGTTCCCCGTGCGCCAGAAAATAGTCGAGCAGACGCAGGAGATACTGGTCATCCGTGAGAGAGCTTTGACGTCTTTCATCTTCCGGAGCGCTCAGCCCGCTTTTCCGGTCCAGTTGATCCCGGACCGCCCGCCGCAGGTTATTCTTCATCTCCGGCGAGAGATCCCCGGTCAGATCGGACGGCTTCAAGGCAGGGAGATCCAGTTCCAGGCGATCGAAAATCACATGCTGCCCCGGGGGACTGAGTTCTGACCAGAGCTCATCCAGGTAGGGATGGACCTGCTCCCGGAGGAACGTACTGGCCTCCTGCTGTAATGAATAGGCGGTATGCGGATTGGTAATCCGCAATTCCACCACCTGCCTGTGGATAGTATGTGAGTCCGTTGACATGGTGTATCTGCCGGTTAATTCCTGTAGTGACACTCTCCCCGGGAAGGCCCGTTATTCAACCGGTTAACCCAGGACATCAATCACAACCCGTTCGCTGTATTGCTCCTCGCAGTTGGGGCCGGCCACTGTAAGAGTCACCTTAAAAATATTCTGCTCCCCGATCTTGTAGGTATGCATTGGAGCCTGTTCCTCAGAGGGTGCCGTTTGATCGCCAAAATCCCAGCGATAGAACTCCGCATCTTTCATCACCGGGGTGAACTGTACCTGGGCCATGTCGGCGCTCCACTCCACGACTTCATACTCAAACCTGGCATCACACCGGGTTACCAGAATTGTTTGCGACTGCGTATCGCTGCAGGACCCCTTTTTCACCTGGAGGGAGATTTTCACCTGGTCCACCTCCGTGATGTTAAATGTATGCTGGGGATTCGGCTCTTCCACCGGATCCGATCCGTCACCGAAATCCCACAGATAGCTGTCCGCATCTTCCATGTCCGGGGTAAACTGCACCATCATCTCCTGGTCGCTCCGTTCCAGGATGGTGTATTGAAAACCCGCGGTGCAGGAATCAAACTGCAGGGTCTCCTCGTGGATATCCTCGCAGGTCTCCTTCTGAATTTGCAGGGTGACTATGAACGTCTGGGTTTCAGTCAGATCATAGACATGGCTGGGTGCCACTGCCGACGACTTGGCGCTGCCGGCGCCGAAATCCCACACGTAGGACTGCGCATTCCCCATAAGCGGCTGGAACTGGACC
It encodes:
- a CDS encoding ATP-binding protein; this encodes MVTDTFEQNCEILETELDWFYRVLDTRIRLYFDHDCEYDDVFSAEPPVIETDETPYAQVINHYEMTFQERLVFILALVPHIKPQLLDVFFTKNSANSRDFTEFGGRNGHAFQGFLPTAETALFLLAGDNLKRRLMFTYLFDSSHYFHSHNLISLKQTGENEPPLSGFLQVSRDILELVLTGNTYHPKFGLDFPAKKLETAMEWDDLVLDSHTMAQVMEIKAWIEHGDELLHELGLIRKLKPGYRSLFYGPPGTGKTLTASLLGKISGLDVYHIDLSMVVSKYIGETEKNLEKIFQQAEHKEWILFFDEADALFGKRTKISDAHDRYANQEVSYLLQRVEDYSGVVILATNLRSNLDDAFTRRFQSIIHFPMPKPRERLQIWEQSFSGKTSLTGDVNLQDIANEYELSGGSIMNVIRYATLMTLRRDERTITRGDIEEGIRKELVKEGKTA